CGGGCTTGGCTGGCGATTAGGTGCGTCCGAATGGCAGCAACGGCGGCGGTGATGTCGGCCTCAGAGCGCGATCGCCAGCCCGTCTGAATCGTCTCGAAGATCTGCCGATGCTCCTGCCGAATTTCCAGTACGCGGGGATTGCGGCGCGTCGTTTGCACCCGCAGTAGCGCCATCTTGTCAAACACCTGATCCAGCAGCGACACCAGCCAGCGATTGCCAGAGCTTTCGGCAATCAGCCGATGAAACCGATAGTCCAGATCGAGCATTTCGGGGCTGTATTCGGTCTGGGACTTGCTCAGGGTTTCGGACTGGGCCACCAACTGTTCGAGCGATCGCACTTGCTCTGGTGTGGCGTGTTGGCAGGCTCTCTGCACGGCAAACTGCTCCAGCGCCAGCCGACAGTCATAAAGCTGAATTACGTCTTCGACCGATAGCGAGGCCACCCGCAGCCCACCGCTGCTGTCGGCCGTCACCAGCGTGTCCCGCTGAAGCTGACGCATCGCCTCGCGAATCGGCGTGCGGCTGACCTGGAGTCGCTCGGCAAGCTGCGTTTCTACTAGCCGCTGCCCAGGAGCCAGATCTCCAGACAAGATGCTGGCCCGCAGCGCTTCGTAGGTCTGCTCGTAGAGGGATTTACTACGTTGAACCGAAAGGGAAGAGAGAGTCAAAACGAGAAGATCCTTCGCGTTAAATCAGTAAATAAGTAATGAGTAAATAGTCGAATGTTGAATTAAGTTCAGAATTTAGGCTACTTCGCCCAGATGCAGCTTACAGCAGCCCTACTCAAAACTACCCTGATTGAGAGCTAATTTGTAAAGGAGCCTGAAAGCCTTGTTAATCAAGGATTTCCGAGAAACCGCTTTTCCTGGGCAAACATGACCTCAAAGCCACACATGCCAAGAGTTTCAGGCTTCTTAAGATTTGCTTCGTAAATTAGCTCTGAGGAAAGGACGGATGAAGAAGAAGCTTAGAGATTGCAAGTTTAAGCAACCTTTAGGATGGCAATGACATAGACCTCAGGGTCGTCTAAACCATGTGCCCTGTATGCAGTGTACACGCAGGCTCGATTTGCATCCAGCGTCCCGCAGAGTTGGGGACGTGTCTAACCCTTCACTAGCCCATCCCCAAACTCTGACATCTAACTGCAAAATTCTTGTAACGTGGTAAGGAGTAATCCAGCCAAATTCTGCGCCAGTCATGACTGCGACTATCCCCAACTTGCCCAGCCAATACGACGCTGCGATCGCCGAACCCAAATGGCAACGATATTGGGAAGAGCGGCAAGTTTTTAAGGCAGACCCCAACGCTCCGGGCGAGCCATACTGCATTGTGATTCCGCCGCCCAACGTGACGGGCAGCCTGCACATGGGCCATGCGTTTGAACACGCGCTGATCGATGTGCTGGTGCGCTATCACCGCATGATCGGTCGCAACACACTCTGGCTCCCTGGCACCGATCACGCCAGCATCGCCGTGCAAACGCTTTTGGAAAAGGAACTGCGACAGCAGGGCAAAACCCGCTACGATGTGGGGCGCGAGGCGTTCCTCAAACGCGCCTGGGAATGGAAAGAAGAATCCGGCGGCACCATCGTCGGACAACTTCGCCGCCTGGGGCTGTCGGTAGACTGGAGCCGCGAGCGCTTCACGATGGATGAGGGTCTGTCTAGGGCGGTGCTGCATTCCTTTAAGCAGCTTTATGACGAGGGCTTGATCTATCGCGGGCAGTATATGGTGAACTGGTGCCCCGCCAGCCAGTCTGCGGTGTCGGATCTGGAGGTGGAAAACCAGGAAGTGAACGGCCACCTCTGGCACTTCCGCTATCCGCTGACGGATGGGTCTGGCTTTGTCGAAGTCGCGACGACGCGCCCAGAGACGATGCTGGGTGATACGGCTGTGGCGGTGAATCCAGGAGACACGCGCTATCAGCATCTCCTTGGCAAGACGATTCGCCTGCCCATCACCGGACGCGAAATTCCCATCATCGCCGACGACTACGTGGATGCCAGCTTTGGCACCGGTGCGGTGAAGATTACGCCCGCCCACGACCCCAACGACTTTGAAATGGGCAAGCGCCACAACCTGCCGTTCATCAACGTGATGAACAAAGACGGCACGATGAACGAAGTCGCCGGGCCGTTCCAGGGCCTCGACCGCTTCGAGGCCCGCAAGCAGGTGGTGCAGCGGCTCCAAGACGAGGGTTTCCTGGTCAAGGTTGAGGACTACAAGACCACCGTGCCCTACAGCGATCGCGGCAAAGTGCCCATCGAGCCGCTGCTTTCGACCCAGTGGTTTGTGAAAATTCGCCCCTTGGCCGATGCAGCGCTGGATCGCCTGGATAACTATAACGAACCGGAATTTATCCCCGAACGCTGGAAGAAGGTCTATCGCGACTGGCTGGTGAGCCTGCGCGACTGGTGCATCTCGCGGCAGCTTTGGTGGGGCCATCAGATTCCTGCCTACTACGCCGTCAGCGAGACGGGCGGCGAAATTACGGACGATACGCCCTTTGTGGTGGCGATGTCGGAAGATGAAGCGCGATCGCACCTGTTGGCCCGCTACGGCGATAGTGTGCAGATTCAGCAAGATCCCGACGTACTCGACACTTGGTTCTCTTCAGGACTCTGGCCCTTTTCTACGATGGGCTGGCCGGATCAGACAACTGACCTGGCGACCTACTATCCCACGACAACGCTCGTCACAGGGTTCGACATTATCTTTTTCTGGGTCGCCCGTATGACCATGATGGCGCAGCACTTTACGGGCAAAATGCCGTTCCAGTATGTCTACATTCACGGTCTGGTGCGGGACGAAAACAACAAGAAAATGTCGAAGTCGGCCAACAACGGCATCGACCCACTGCTGCTCATTAACAAGTACGGCACCGACGCACTGCGCTACACGCTGGTTAAAGAGGTTGTGGGTGCGGGGCAAGACATTCGCCTGGAATATAACCGCAAGACCGATGAATCGCCCTCAGTGGAGGCCTCGCGCAACTTTACCAACAAGCTGTGGAATGCCTCTCGGTTCGTGATGATGAACCTGGACGGACAGACCCCCGCGCAACTGGGAGAACCGGGATCAGAAGGGCTGGAGATGAGCGATCGCTGGATTCTCTCCCGCTATCACCAGACGATTCAGCAGACCCGCCACCAGATTGATAACTTCGGCCTAGGCGAAGCGGCGAAGGGGCTGTACGAGTTCATCTGGGGTGACTTTTGCGACTGGTATATTGAGCTAGTCAAATCGCGGCTTCAGGATACCAGCGCGGGCGATCGCCGTCGTGCAGCTCAGCAAACCCTGGCCACGGTGCTAGAGGGGACGCTGCGCCTGCTGCACCCGTTTATGCCGCATGTTACCGAGGAAATTTGGCATACGCTGACGCAAACGGGCGAAGAGGCAACTTTGGCGCTCCAGCCCTATCCCGTAGCCGATCCCCAGCGCATCAACTCTAATTTGGAGGATCAGTTTGGGCTAATCTTCGACACCATTCGCACGGTGCGGAACCTGCGGGCCGAGGCAGACATCAAACCGGGCGTGAAGATTCGCACCGTCCTGCAAACGGACAACGCCCAGGAACGAGCCATTCTCACTGCGGGGCAGACCTATATTAAAGATTTGGCAAAGATTGAGAGCCTGTCTATTCCAGAACCCGTGTCTGTGCCGACTACGCCCAGCGACTCGCTGCCTGCACCCAACGAGTTTGAGGCAGAGGCACTGCACCTGGCTCAAGAAGCCGCCGAAGCTGCCTACAAAGCGGTCGAAGGTGTGAACTTTGGCTCTCTGGAGCGCTATCGCAAGCTGATTGTAACGCTGGGCCTGGTGGTGGCGCTGGTGCTAGTGTCGCGGACGCTGCTGGCGACGGTGCATTCGCTGAATGGGCTGATTTTGGTCACGCCGCTGCTGAAACTGCTGGGCTTTGGATACACGATCTGGTTTGCCATCCGCTATCTCTCGACTTCTCAGAAGCGCCGTGAGTTTGGGGAGTTGGTCAATCGAGTGGTGACGGATATTCTGGGCGAAGCGTCGCCTTCTGATGCCAGGCCGACGATGCCCAAAATTCCGTCGCCGCAATCGACAAAGCCTTTGCCTGTGCCCCAAGTGCAGGAAGTGCCGACTCCGCCTGGGGGAACGCCGCAGGCGATGGTGGGCGTGGTGCGGACGGTGCAGGTGTCGGTGCCGCTGGCGGGTGTGGTGGACGTTGCTGCCCTGCGAGCTAAGCTGGAGAAGAATCTGGCCAAGACCACGGCAGAAGCCGAGAGCCTGCGATCGCGCTTGAGTAATGCCAATTTTGTCGATCGCGCTCCGGCAGAGGTGGTTCAGGGGGTGCGGGATGCTTTGGCAGAGGCGGAAACACAGGCTGCTATTCTGCGCGATCGCCTCTCCCGACTTTAGGACTCTCCCGAGTTTGGGCTAGAGTCCTGACGGGGTGCCTATGGGTTTGCATCTAGGGGTGATGTTGACTTTGCTATCGCAATTTACTAGATGCACTCTCCGTGGACTCATACGTTGACTCATACGTTGATAGTTTTGGTAGTCTTTGACACTATCTACTGTGACAGTTCAGAATCTTCATGCAATTCGGCTGCGATCGCCTTAGACTCTGAACGGGGCCAGCGGTATACTTAACTCTTAAGGATTCACAAATCTTCTCAATCACGGCTCGATTCTGATGCTCTACCTGGCTCAGGTGACAACGCGAGATTCTGAAGGGAAGGCGGGACTAAAGTTGCTTGCCCAAAAGCGTGCTGACTACGTATGGGCAGTTTGTGAGTCTGGAGATATTGTGTGGGCCGAGGCATCCGAACATTATGCAACAGGCATGTTGGTTCTCGTGGAGCTAAGCAGCTCGATGAAGATCAAGCAGTTGCAAGATGCAAAAGATTGGGTGTTGGAAATTGTGCAGGATTATCTGACCGCCGGGGTTTCACCCGCGCTGCTCCACGAAGAAGCGCAGAGGGCTGAGCAGTGGCGGCAATCCTACACCATGAAAGAGCAGGAGATTGGACGGCGGGCGCTAGAGGTTGAGGCCTGGCGGGATCAGATCCAGGAGCTGGAGGAAAATCTAAAGCGCGAAAAAAAGCAGATTGAGATGATGGCAAATGCGCTACGCCTCAATGCAGACCCCAGCGCAGGTTCTCATGCTGAAGAAACTATTGCGGCTGCTCCTGTAAAACACAACCACAGCGCGGGCAAAGATGCCTCATTGCAAAGCCCTTCAGAAGAGTCTCAGCCTGTCTAGAATTCCTGGTTTGCTTGGCAGACAGAGCCACTGATCGCCAGTCCTCAGGGCGTTTTGACCCTTTCGCTGAGGGCGATCGCTGGGTCTGGCAGGGTATCTGCGGCTGGGAATAGAATTCGCTCAATGCGGTCTAGGGCTAGACCCAGATCATCGTTGACGACCTGCACATCAAACTCGTCAGCCGCATTGATTTCGGCGCGGGCCCGCTCCAGCCGACGGGCGATCGCCTCTTCCGAATCTTGCCCCCGACCCCGCAGGCGATGCTCTAGCTCATGCAGCGAAGGCGGCAGCACAAAAATCCGCAGCGCCTCCGGGAAGGTGTCCCGAATTTGCCGTGCCCCTTCTAGCTCAATTTCTAAAATGACCCACTTCCCCTCTTGAACTGCTGCCTCCACAGGACGACGGGGCGTGCCGTAGCAGTTGCCTGCAAACTCAGCCCACTCCAACAGTTCCCCCTGGTCAACTAGCGCCTGAAACTCGGCACGACTCAGAAAAAGGTAGTGCTGACCATCGACCTCTCCGGGACGCGGCGCACGAGTCGTCGCTGAGATCGAGAGATAAAGCTCAGGATGCCGTGTCATCAAGGCTTTCAAGAGCGTGCCCTTGCCAACCCCGCTCGGCCCAGTTAGGACAATTAGCCTGCCACTTGACCAACGCTCTTGCATATAACAACTGCAACCAAAATCTTTAGGATCTTCATTCTATATGCAGTTGAAGATCTGATCCGTCTTGATATCAGCCGCCTCTTGCGCTGCGTCTGTTCGGGGTGGAGCTAGTCATCTCGGGGTGGAGCTAGTCATCACTGTTGTCTTTGCTCACCATGAAGCGGTTGGCGACTGTTTCGGGCTGAATCGCTGACAACACCACATGTCCAGAATCGGTCACAATGACAGCACGAGTGCGACGACCATAGGTGGCATCAATTAACTGTCCGCGATCGCGGGCATCGCTGATGATACGCTTGATGGGGGCTGATTCGGGGCTGACAATGGCAATCACCCGATTTGCAGACACGATATTCCCGAAGCCGATATTGATGAGCCGGATGTCCATACAAATCCATGCGGAATAGAAAGTGAGCAGAACTGATGCGTGAAATCTGGATACCACCCCAAAGCAGGCGGCACCTTGGCCGCTTGGCAAAGAGCAGTACGTCTAGTGACTTTCAAATAGTTCTTGGTTTTAGTGATGCACTCGGTAGAAATCCTCAAAGTGCTTGGTTCTAGAGGTTACAGTTGTCACCCCAGATTCAAAGTCAATGGTAATCATTCTGACCAATAATAGGATGTTTTACGTATATATTTTCAATTTGTTAAAACCAAATCTGGTGGTACTTTTCCGTAATTTTGTAGCTCAGGGCCTACCTGTGATTTCTGTGTAGCACGAACCTTGACTTACCCTGCTTCACCCAATTGGGTGAGTTTTTTTGCAACAGTGTGAATGTTAGAGAAAAATCCGCCAACTATGCTAAGAAAATCCGCCATTGCTAAGAAAATCTAGTATTTCTTCATATAAAAAATAGATTTCAGGAATTCGGTGAATGCGGATCTTCATAGAAAGAAAAGAAGTAGATCTCCAGAAAATCTGTGCAACCCGTTGATTACACGACTCTGATGGCGACCTGCGCTGAACTGCGAGTGACCTGGCTCCCGGCTCGGCTGGAGCAGGTTGTGCAGCGCGATCGCCACACGATTGCCCTCTGCCTCCGCACGCTCGATCGGCGCGGCTGGCTTACGCTCTCCTGGCATCCGCAAGCGGCCAGAGTGTGCATCGACCCGCCGCCGCCCAAAGGCCCCGACACCTTCACCTTTAGTCAACAACTGCGGCATCAGCTTAGCGGACTGGCGCTGGTTGCGATAGAGGCGATCGCCCCCTGGGAGCGGGTGCTAGATTTTCAGTTTGCTCGACGACCCGGCGACCCTGCTCTATGGCATCTCTATGTGGAGATCATGGGCAAATACAGCAACGTAGTGTTAACAAATGCTGACAATCAAATCGTTACCGTGGCGCATCAGGTCAGCGCTCAGCAGTCCAGCGTGCGCCCGGTGCTGACGGGACAGCCCTACGAGTTTCCCCCCGGCTTGACCGAATCGATGCCCAGCCTAGAGGAGCCGCTCGATCGCTGGCAGGAGCGGGTGGCGCTGATTCCTGGCCCGCTCAAGCGCAACTTGCTGAAGGCCTATCGCGGGCTGAGTTCGGCGCTGGTGCTGCGGCTGATTGCGGCGGCAGGACTCGATCCGGAGCGCCAGACAGATTCGCTGAGTCTGGCGGAGTGGGAACGGTTGGGCGATCGCTGGCGGGCGTGGCTGACGGCGCTGCGAACCGAGCAGTTTTCCCCCGGCTGGCTGTCCGATGGCTACACCGTGCTGGGCTGGGACGATGCGCTTCCGGCTGAGTCAGTACAAGCGCTGCTCAGCCGCTATTACACCGACGAGCTAAACCGCCAGGTCTTCTCGCAACTCCGCCACCAGCTCAACCAGCGGCTGACCCATCTGCTCAACAAGCTCTACGCCAAAGCCGAAGATTTCCAGACCCGGCTGGCCCAGTCCAACGAGGCCGATCGCTATCGGGCGCAGGCGGATTTGCTCATGGCGCACCTGCACGAATGGCAGCCGGGGCTAAAATCCATTGAGCTAGCGGACTTTGAGACGGGCGAACCTGTCAACATTGCCCTTGATCCTGAAAAGAACGCCGTGCAGAATGCCCAGGCGCTTTACAAGCGACACCAAAAATTGCGGCGATCACGCCAGGCTCTTGAACCGCTGCTGGCCGAGGTGCAGGCAGAAATCACCTACCTGGAACAGGTGCAGGTTGCCGTCCTGCAAGTAGACACCTACACCCTGCCAGACGACCTAGACGCGCTCGAAGATATTCGCAATGAGCTCATCCAGCAGCGCTATCTCGATGACCCCGACCAGCGCTATCGAGGAACTGCGGCAACCAACATGAACTTCCGCCGCTACACCACACCCAGCGGCTTTGAGGTGCTGATCGGGCGCAACAATCACCAGAACGACCAGCTAATCTCGCGCACCGCGACCGACTACGATCTCTGGTTTCACAGTCAGGAAATTCCGGGGAGCCATGTCCTGCTGCGGCTTCCGGCGGGCGTAGTGCCAGAGGATGCCGACCTGCAATTTACGGCTGACTTGGCTGCTTACCACAGCCGCGCTGCCCAAAGTGAGCAGGTTCCCGTCGTCTACACGGAGCCGCGTCATGTGTATAAACCCAAGGGCGCACGACCCGGCACAGTGATCTACAAACAGGAGCGGGTGATTTGGGGACAGCCGCAGCGGGCTAGGCGTTGGCTGGAGTCTGCTGCCAGTTCTGCTCCCGTCTCTACGCCGGAACCCGTTGCGCCATGAGTCGTGTCGCAGGCTTGGTGATCTTGTTGCTCAGCGGGGTGGGGTTGTTTCTCAGCCTGTGGACGGTCGTGCCTGCGCCGACTTTTGCGCTGCTGCCGCTGGGGGTGGGAGCGCCGGAAATCAGCCCGCTTTTGATGCTGGTGAATGGGCAGGTGGGGCTGGATGCAGTCGTTCTCTTTTCCGCCAGCCGTCGTCCTGCGGCTCGGCGCATGGCCCGCAGCGCGATCGCCCTCAGCCTAGTTGCCCTCCTGCTCAGCAGCCTGCCGCTGTTGCAACTGCGGGGCACGGTGCAGCAGGTAGACCAGGCGATGCGAGCAGCCCTGGGAGACTCCTACGATCTGTCCCCAAATGCATCCCGACGCGGGCGATCGCGCCCATTTGTGTTTTCTGACCTGCTCTTGGGCATTCCGATTCCGGCGGACGTTTCTGCTGAATCCATCGAGTATGCTGCTGCGGATGGCACGCCGCTGCGCCTGGTGAAGTATCAGCCTGTGGTGCGGCCACCGGAGCCGATGGGGGCCATCGTTGCGCTCTATGGCGGTGCGTGGCACACGGGGGATGCTGACGATAATGCCCATTTCAACCAATACTTGGCGGCGCGGGGCTATACGGTGATCGCGCTGGACTATCGCCACGCGCCGGAGCATCCCTTCCCGGCGCAGCTTCAGGATGTGCAGCAGGGGCTACAACTGATTCGCCAGCGGGCCGCAGCGTGGGGAATTGCGGGCGATCGCCTTGCTCTGCTTGGCTGGTCGGCAGGCGCACACCTGGCCAGCCTGGTCGCCTTCCAGCCCGGTGCCGTGCCCGTGCGGGGAATCGTCGGCTACTACGGCCCGGTAGACCTAGCGGAGGGTTATCGCAATCCGCCGCGCCCCGACCCCATCAACACCCGCGCTTTGCTAGAAGACTTCCTGAGCGGCACGCCAGACACCCGACCCGCCGAATATCGCGCCGCCTCGCCGATTACTTATGTGCGCCCCGGTCTGCCGCCTGTGCTGCTGATCTACGGCGATCGCGACCATGTGGTCAAGCCGGAATTCGGCCAGCAGCTTTACCAAGCACTCCGCGCCAATGGCAACACCGCCGCCCTGATCCGCCTGCCCTGGGCAGAACACGCCTTCGATGTGATTTTTCGGGGCATTGGTGGCCAGATTGCGCTCTACCATGTGGAGCGGTTTTTGGATTGGGCGATCGCCCAGTAGAAGGATTTTGGATTGGGACTTTTAGAGTTTGGATTGGGGCTTGTGCAAAAGATTTTGGATTGGGACTTTTAGATTTTGCATTGGGGCTTGTGCATTTGGAGGATTGCTCTGGGCGCAGCCCGCGAGAAATCCTCCAAGATTCAGAAAAATCATTGCAGGCGGGTCAGTCCTGGGGGACTTTGGATGGGGGATTTTGGAGGCGGGATTGGAATCGCGGCACGGGGTTTTGGCAGGGGCCTCAATCGGCGATCGCCAGCGCGATCTTTCCAAGGCAGGAACCTGCTTCCAGCAGCCGATGCGCCGCTGCTGCCTCTGCCAGCGGAACCGTGTGGCTGAGGATGATGCGGAGCTTGCCCTGGTCAATCCACTGGGCGCAGCGGTGCAAAATCTCTGACTGGTGCGCTTGGGCAGAGTCCAAGCCCTGGAGCATGGGGGTGAGCATGAGTTCAAAGCTGACCCGCAAGTTGCGATCGCGGGCCGTCTTCCAATCCGTCTGCGGATCGGGCGCAAGGAGCGATACCACATCGCCATACACCCGCGTCATCGCGAAGCACTGCGACAGCACACCGCCGCCCACCGTATCAAAGCTAACATCCACCCCAGCGCCCTGGGTCAGCGCCATCACTTCAGCCACAGGATCGGTGGTTCGATAATCGATCGTGGCGGCGGCTCCCAGATCTCGCGCCAGTGCCGACTTTTCCTCAGTGCTAACGGTGGTGTAAACCTGCGCCCCCATCAGCCGCGCCAGTTGAATCGCCACATGCCCCACGCCGCCCGCGCCCGCCTGCACCATCACCGTCTGCCCCGCCTGGAGCCGAGCGCGATCGC
The Thermoleptolyngbya sichuanensis A183 DNA segment above includes these coding regions:
- a CDS encoding GntR family transcriptional regulator, with product MTLSSLSVQRSKSLYEQTYEALRASILSGDLAPGQRLVETQLAERLQVSRTPIREAMRQLQRDTLVTADSSGGLRVASLSVEDVIQLYDCRLALEQFAVQRACQHATPEQVRSLEQLVAQSETLSKSQTEYSPEMLDLDYRFHRLIAESSGNRWLVSLLDQVFDKMALLRVQTTRRNPRVLEIRQEHRQIFETIQTGWRSRSEADITAAVAAIRTHLIASQARVTQEVENLQHGVDG
- a CDS encoding valine--tRNA ligase, which codes for MTATIPNLPSQYDAAIAEPKWQRYWEERQVFKADPNAPGEPYCIVIPPPNVTGSLHMGHAFEHALIDVLVRYHRMIGRNTLWLPGTDHASIAVQTLLEKELRQQGKTRYDVGREAFLKRAWEWKEESGGTIVGQLRRLGLSVDWSRERFTMDEGLSRAVLHSFKQLYDEGLIYRGQYMVNWCPASQSAVSDLEVENQEVNGHLWHFRYPLTDGSGFVEVATTRPETMLGDTAVAVNPGDTRYQHLLGKTIRLPITGREIPIIADDYVDASFGTGAVKITPAHDPNDFEMGKRHNLPFINVMNKDGTMNEVAGPFQGLDRFEARKQVVQRLQDEGFLVKVEDYKTTVPYSDRGKVPIEPLLSTQWFVKIRPLADAALDRLDNYNEPEFIPERWKKVYRDWLVSLRDWCISRQLWWGHQIPAYYAVSETGGEITDDTPFVVAMSEDEARSHLLARYGDSVQIQQDPDVLDTWFSSGLWPFSTMGWPDQTTDLATYYPTTTLVTGFDIIFFWVARMTMMAQHFTGKMPFQYVYIHGLVRDENNKKMSKSANNGIDPLLLINKYGTDALRYTLVKEVVGAGQDIRLEYNRKTDESPSVEASRNFTNKLWNASRFVMMNLDGQTPAQLGEPGSEGLEMSDRWILSRYHQTIQQTRHQIDNFGLGEAAKGLYEFIWGDFCDWYIELVKSRLQDTSAGDRRRAAQQTLATVLEGTLRLLHPFMPHVTEEIWHTLTQTGEEATLALQPYPVADPQRINSNLEDQFGLIFDTIRTVRNLRAEADIKPGVKIRTVLQTDNAQERAILTAGQTYIKDLAKIESLSIPEPVSVPTTPSDSLPAPNEFEAEALHLAQEAAEAAYKAVEGVNFGSLERYRKLIVTLGLVVALVLVSRTLLATVHSLNGLILVTPLLKLLGFGYTIWFAIRYLSTSQKRREFGELVNRVVTDILGEASPSDARPTMPKIPSPQSTKPLPVPQVQEVPTPPGGTPQAMVGVVRTVQVSVPLAGVVDVAALRAKLEKNLAKTTAEAESLRSRLSNANFVDRAPAEVVQGVRDALAEAETQAAILRDRLSRL
- the gmk gene encoding guanylate kinase translates to MQERWSSGRLIVLTGPSGVGKGTLLKALMTRHPELYLSISATTRAPRPGEVDGQHYLFLSRAEFQALVDQGELLEWAEFAGNCYGTPRRPVEAAVQEGKWVILEIELEGARQIRDTFPEALRIFVLPPSLHELEHRLRGRGQDSEEAIARRLERARAEINAADEFDVQVVNDDLGLALDRIERILFPAADTLPDPAIALSERVKTP
- the remA gene encoding extracellular matrix/biofilm regulator RemA, which codes for MDIRLINIGFGNIVSANRVIAIVSPESAPIKRIISDARDRGQLIDATYGRRTRAVIVTDSGHVVLSAIQPETVANRFMVSKDNSDD
- a CDS encoding Rqc2 family fibronectin-binding protein, which codes for MQPVDYTTLMATCAELRVTWLPARLEQVVQRDRHTIALCLRTLDRRGWLTLSWHPQAARVCIDPPPPKGPDTFTFSQQLRHQLSGLALVAIEAIAPWERVLDFQFARRPGDPALWHLYVEIMGKYSNVVLTNADNQIVTVAHQVSAQQSSVRPVLTGQPYEFPPGLTESMPSLEEPLDRWQERVALIPGPLKRNLLKAYRGLSSALVLRLIAAAGLDPERQTDSLSLAEWERLGDRWRAWLTALRTEQFSPGWLSDGYTVLGWDDALPAESVQALLSRYYTDELNRQVFSQLRHQLNQRLTHLLNKLYAKAEDFQTRLAQSNEADRYRAQADLLMAHLHEWQPGLKSIELADFETGEPVNIALDPEKNAVQNAQALYKRHQKLRRSRQALEPLLAEVQAEITYLEQVQVAVLQVDTYTLPDDLDALEDIRNELIQQRYLDDPDQRYRGTAATNMNFRRYTTPSGFEVLIGRNNHQNDQLISRTATDYDLWFHSQEIPGSHVLLRLPAGVVPEDADLQFTADLAAYHSRAAQSEQVPVVYTEPRHVYKPKGARPGTVIYKQERVIWGQPQRARRWLESAASSAPVSTPEPVAP
- a CDS encoding alpha/beta hydrolase, with the protein product MSRVAGLVILLLSGVGLFLSLWTVVPAPTFALLPLGVGAPEISPLLMLVNGQVGLDAVVLFSASRRPAARRMARSAIALSLVALLLSSLPLLQLRGTVQQVDQAMRAALGDSYDLSPNASRRGRSRPFVFSDLLLGIPIPADVSAESIEYAAADGTPLRLVKYQPVVRPPEPMGAIVALYGGAWHTGDADDNAHFNQYLAARGYTVIALDYRHAPEHPFPAQLQDVQQGLQLIRQRAAAWGIAGDRLALLGWSAGAHLASLVAFQPGAVPVRGIVGYYGPVDLAEGYRNPPRPDPINTRALLEDFLSGTPDTRPAEYRAASPITYVRPGLPPVLLIYGDRDHVVKPEFGQQLYQALRANGNTAALIRLPWAEHAFDVIFRGIGGQIALYHVERFLDWAIAQ
- a CDS encoding zinc-dependent alcohol dehydrogenase family protein: MKAVLMTAPGVPEVLQLRDVPEPRLTSDTALLVRLKAAGVNPIDTKLRKRGTFYPDQMPAILGCDGAGVVEAVGAQVKQFHIGEAVYFCQGGLGGAPGTYAEFAVVEERCVAPKPATLSFAEAAAAPLVLITAWEALCDRARLQAGQTVMVQAGAGGVGHVAIQLARLMGAQVYTTVSTEEKSALARDLGAAATIDYRTTDPVAEVMALTQGAGVDVSFDTVGGGVLSQCFAMTRVYGDVVSLLAPDPQTDWKTARDRNLRVSFELMLTPMLQGLDSAQAHQSEILHRCAQWIDQGKLRIILSHTVPLAEAAAAHRLLEAGSCLGKIALAIAD